A window of Juglans regia cultivar Chandler chromosome 7, Walnut 2.0, whole genome shotgun sequence contains these coding sequences:
- the LOC108995077 gene encoding zinc finger CCCH domain-containing protein 34-like — translation MERYGRTTEGSMSDPSPEWTAPGPETGLEEPMWQLGLGGPESYPERPDEADCIYYLRTGFCGYGSRCRFNHPRDRGAVIGAARPGGGEYPERVGQPVCQYYMRTGACKFGASCKYHHPRQGGESTPVSLNYFGYPLRQGEKECSYYVKTGQCKFGGTCKFHHPQPAGIQVPPLSLAPPVAAMPTQALHPGVRSSSVPSSQQYGVVVARPPLLSGSYVQSPYGPVLLPSMVPFPGWNPYPVPISPVPSPSSQPSVGSGPLYGMTPLYPAASAYTGTYQPVPSSVGPPGSSQKEYSFPERPGQQECPHYMRTGDCKFGSSCRYHHPPELVAPKRNVVLNLIGLPLRPGAPPCTHYAQRGVCKFGPACKFDHPTGTLSYSPSASSLADMPVAPYPVGSSIGMLAPSSSSSELRPELISGSSKDSVSSRMSSSTSTSSGSIGSTFSKSEPIHHLTVQQSAHGSGPSTGSSSGGTGFLSSN, via the exons ATGGAGCGGTACGGTCGGACTACTGAAGGCTCTATGTCCGATCCGTCTCCTGAATGGACCGCTCCGGGACCTGAAACCGGACTGGAAG AGCCTATGTGGCAATTGGGATTGGGCGGTCCGGAATCGTACCCGGAACGACCGGATGAGGCCGACTGTATCTACTATCTGCGAACCGGGTTTTGTGGGTACGGCTCCCGGTGTCGGTTCAATCATCCCCGTGACCGCGGCGCG GTTATAGGAGCTGCACGACCTGGTGGAGGGGAGTACCCAGAGCGAGTGGGCCAGCCCGTGTGCCAG TATTACATGAGGACAGGGGCATGTAAATTCGGTGCTTCCTGTAAGTACCACCATCCTCGGCAGGGAGGAGAATCTACCCCCGTATCactaaattattttggatatcCGTTACGTCAG GGTGAAAAAGAGTGTTCCTACTATGTAAAAACTGGGCAGTGCAAGTTTGGCGGGACGTGTAAATTCCATCATCCACAACCTGCTGGCATACAAGTTCCACCATTATCATTAGCACCACCAGTTGCAGCTATGCCTACACAAGCATTACATCCAGGTGTGCGCTCTTCATCTGTTCCTTCATCACAACAATATGGGGTAGTTGTTGCAAGGCCTCCTCTGCTATCGGGCTCATATGTTCAAAGTCCTTATGGTCCCGTGCTGCTACCAAGCATGGTTCCCTTTCCGGGATGGAATCCTTACCCG GTACCCATAAGCCCAGTACCCTCTCCTAGTTCTCAGCCCTCTGTTGGTTCTGGGCCGCTTTATGGGATGACACCCTTGTATCCAGCAGCATCTGCCTATACTGGAACGTATCAACCCGTACCTTCATCTGTTGGTCCTCCAGGAAGTAGTCAGAAGGAATACTCATTTCCAGAAAGACCTGGTCAACAGGAATGTCCGCATTACATGAGAACGGGAGATTGTAAATTTGGCTCCTCATGTAGATATCATCATCCACCTGAATTGGTTGCACCTAAAAGGAACGTTGTTCTTAACCTCATTGGTCTTCCTTTGCGTCCT ggTGCACCTCCTTGCACTCATTATGCACAACGTGGGGTATGCAAGTTTGGGCCTGCATGCAAATTTGATCATCCAACGGGAACATTGAGCTACAGTCCATCTGCATCTTCCCTAGCTGATATGCCAGTTGCACCCTACCCTGTGGGATCTTCAATTGGTATGCTAGCCCCGTCATCTTCGTCTTCAGAGTTGCGGCCCGAACTTATTTCAGGATCCAGCAAGGACTCTGTTTCATCCAGAATGTCATCGTCAACGAGCACTTCTAGTGGATCAATtggttcaactttttcaaagagTGAACCTATTCATCATTTGACTGTACAGCAGTCTGCTCATGGTTCTGGCCCTTCGACTGGCAGCAGCAGTGGTGGCACTGGGTTTCTCTCTTCAAACTAA
- the LOC108995022 gene encoding ethylene-responsive transcription factor ERF086-like, with translation MSTSKSMDKSLNDYELGQVQTGFAIIQRNMSPSQPGERRGRRKQAEPGRFLGVRRRPWGRYAAEIRDPTTKERHWLGTFDTAQEAALAYDRAALSIKGTQARTNFVYADNSTFHTLLTPFDVQALLPTSQFLTTTQTKQPTNRKSTAPKPNTTFQSENPTLLNNNIACAETSYGKADDNSFFFSDDSNSGYLGCIVPDNCLRPPSNPTTPKPTNFSASNDQSSCYVNTDSMEIQSHCDSNALPLDSVNVPPTASDYAGDFPGFYELNPELWDIQQSWGSKSSEVSAMTDNPLMVEDGCMGALYPIIDNPSYGIMPPASSSTSCSPLFSPYGDGVDFGYSLF, from the coding sequence ATGTCCACCTCCAAATCCATGGATAAATCCTTAAATGACTATGAGCTTGGCCAGGTTCAAACGGGTTTTGCAATAATCCAGCGTAATATGTCCCCATCTCAACCTGGTGAAAGAAGAGGCCGAAGAAAGCAAGCCGAGCCAGGGAGATTTCTTGGGGTGAGGCGGCGCCCTTGGGGCAGATATGCTGCCGAAATCAGAGACCCAACAACTAAAGAAAGGCACTGGCTCGGCACATTCGACACTGCTCAGGAAGCAGCTCTTGCTTATGACAGGGCTGCATTGTCCATTAAAGGCACCCAAGCAAGAACCAACTTCGTATACGCTGACAACTCCACCTTCCACACTCTTCTCACACCATTTGATGTTCAAGCCCTCTTACCAACATCACAGTTCCTCACTACTACTCAGACCAAACAACCCACCAACAGGAAAAGTACTGCACCTAAGCCTAACACTACTTTTCAGAGTGAGAACCCTACCCTGTTGAATAACAACATTGCGTGTGCAGAAACTTCATATGGGAAAGCAGATGACaatagtttcttcttttctgaTGATTCTAACTCGGGCTACTTGGGATGCATAGTTCCTGACAACTGCTTGAGACCTCCTTCCAATCCCACTACTCCAAAGCCCACCAATTTTAGTGCTTCAAATGATCAAAGCTCTTGCTATGTGAACACGGATTCCATGGAAATTCAATCACATTGTGACAGCAATGCGCTTCCTTTAGACTCTGTGAATGTGCCACCAACAGCATCAGATTACGCTGGAGATTTTCCTGGCTTCTATGAACTGAATCCTGAATTGTGGGATATACAGCAGTCATGGGGGTCGAAATCCAGTGAAGTCTCAGCCATGACCGACAACCCGTTGATGGTGGAAGATGGGTGCATGGGTGCTTTGTATCCAATCATTGACAATCCTAGTTATGGGATAATGCCTCCGGCCTCTTCCTCAACCTCTTGCTCTCCATTATTTTCTCCTTATGGTGATGGAGTTGACTTTGGCTATTCACTCTTTTGA